CAGTGGATTGCCGAACAGCCCCTTCATTTCAAATTTACTCTATTGATGATGTATCCAGTGAGAACTTGGTTTGGGTGAAAATCTGAAAACTTGCCTTATGCGCCATTGAATCTACAACGAACAGCATTCAGGTAGAGGCTAGGGTATGTTACCAAAATGGTCTAAAGCCCATTTTCCATCAACCATGATATAGAGGGAAACAATGTTCAAAAGGATTAAACGGGTTCTGATCTGTTAGACTGTAACCCATCACCATCACTAGATGGAGCCACAGCGGTAGATGCAGGAGTTCCCAGGTAGATTAAGGAGAACAGAAAGATACATTGCCTGATCCTAGGCATTACCCTAGATACACTATTATTAGTCCCAGAATGCTCCCCCATTCCCTAGTTGATCGAGTCGTCGTCCCCTCGCAGGCGCTTGCTAGGCTTCTGGCTCCCCTCAGGGTCAGCCTTCTCCTTGCAATCACTAGCGGCTCCAGCAGGGGGTGGGACGCTAGCATCGTCCATGATCGACCTCACCGCGAAGCTCCCGTTCACGTACTTGTCGAAAACCTGGAAGGTGTGTGTCGAGCCAATAAGATCCTCAATTTCCTCTGGCAGGGCGTACCACTCGTCGTCTTCCTCGATGTTATCGACGAGCTCCTTTGCAGAGACACCGACCAGCTCCTCCGCCACCTCGCAGAAGATAATCAGGTCCATTGTGCCGGTGGCATCTTCCACCTTCGCCTTCAGCTTGTACCTAGCGTGCCCAGAAGGGCCAGAACAGCGGTGTGGTAGTCAGTGACTTATGAATGAGCAACGAGTATAAATCGAGAACCACATAGCGTTGCAGGTCCCTACCACTGAACTGGCCTCTTGATCGGACCACATCGGGCGCACTTGTATTTCCTTGGGGCCCCGTACATGGACTTCTGGCAGGTGTCGCATCCAAGGTAGCACCAGCCATTGCTGCAATCTATGTCTATCAGGGAGACTCTGCACAAAAACGTGGTATCCTGCAAGTAAACACAGAGATATGTGAGAACAACGGATTGGCTTTGCACACGCAAACGAGAAGAGCAACAAACTTAATTCACCTCGTCATACTCTTCCGGATCAAGGCTCTTTAGCTGTTTGATTGTTCGCCAACTCTCTAACTTCTGAGCTGGTGTTTTCTTCGGAACAGGGTTTGCTTGCTGAATGCGCAAACTGCATGCACATGAACcagttagccatgtactagtacaGCTCGGATCAATCATTAATGTAGGTATAAACTTatgaagtccactcacttcgcaTGGAATTCTTGCACCGCTGGTATTTCCAAATCCAGATAGTACTCTGAAGACGTTGTAGAGCAAACTGTATATAACACAAAGAGATCACAAATTGCGCTAAAAGGTTTCAGTATACACTATGGTTGCATTGAATGATAGACAGACTGAAGTTTTACAAGAAAAGAAAGGAATATAAAACAACAGTAAATGATAGAGTGGATCAAGGATTAACCCGATGATGAGGAATCAACAGATATCCCTGCAAA
This genomic window from Aegilops tauschii subsp. strangulata cultivar AL8/78 chromosome 4, Aet v6.0, whole genome shotgun sequence contains:
- the LOC120963106 gene encoding replication protein A 70 kDa DNA-binding subunit E-like, which codes for MYIRRQTVVTEIEGDIDSIPLYSFEFVNFKDLRSRCGDNSLLTDVLGHVVGVGELQEVTKRSRVIEICNASIRDLRGKVLGVTLYGDIASGFAEDMAEKGKDASVVAVFAGISVDSSSSVCSTTSSEYYLDLEIPAVQEFHANLRIQQANPVPKKTPAQKLESWRTIKQLKSLDPEEYDEDTTFLCRVSLIDIDCSNGWCYLGCDTCQKSMYGAPRKYKCARCGPIKRPVQWYKLKAKVEDATGTMDLIIFCEVAEELVGVSAKELVDNIEEDDEWYALPEEIEDLIGSTHTFQVFDKYVNGSFAVRSIMDDASVPPPAGAASDCKEKADPEGSQKPSKRLRGDDDSIN